One Echinicola strongylocentroti DNA window includes the following coding sequences:
- a CDS encoding type IX secretion system plug protein, protein MRIVIVLFFLMGSLCSFCLAQEALENKVYEENIQTVQLYRSGGNKASQMNAPIISLGGGQLVLEFDDLAFEPDRYAATLIHCDADWTPSGLKSADYLQRYNEFNITEYDYSINTRIPYVHFTFPVPQVTKSGNYILKVYRGRNEDEVIITRRFMVYQDQAKVGVQLLPPTMIEDRMSGQQIDILVNYGARELKNPLENVQVVVRQNQRWDNAKVGEKPSFIRQDKSQLEYRFFAGENIFDAGNEFRFIDLRYVRTTGRNIASIEMKDDVVYASAALNEPRSTASYFEYLDLNGQYIVENLERGNPKLESEYVLVTFSADMGEVVGEPYLFGALTNWGRSPQAKMTKNESGGQYRASVLLKQGWYDYQIAVKKEGEWNTSLVEGSHFQTENEYDVLVYYRDFGSRYDELIGYTSINANKRRF, encoded by the coding sequence ATGCGGATAGTAATAGTATTGTTTTTTTTGATGGGTAGTCTGTGTTCATTTTGTCTTGCCCAAGAAGCGTTAGAGAACAAGGTGTATGAAGAAAATATACAGACCGTGCAGCTTTATCGCAGTGGAGGAAATAAGGCTTCCCAAATGAATGCTCCTATCATTTCTCTGGGGGGTGGACAATTGGTGTTGGAGTTTGACGACTTGGCCTTTGAGCCTGACAGATATGCCGCCACCTTGATCCATTGTGATGCAGACTGGACACCCTCCGGGCTCAAATCAGCCGATTACCTACAGCGGTACAATGAATTTAATATTACCGAGTACGATTATTCGATCAATACGCGAATTCCTTATGTGCATTTCACTTTTCCTGTCCCACAGGTGACCAAGTCAGGGAATTATATCCTGAAGGTCTATCGTGGCAGAAATGAGGATGAAGTGATCATCACGCGGAGATTTATGGTGTATCAGGACCAAGCCAAAGTAGGTGTGCAGCTACTACCACCTACCATGATAGAGGACCGAATGAGTGGTCAGCAGATCGATATTTTAGTGAACTATGGCGCTAGGGAACTAAAGAACCCATTGGAAAATGTCCAAGTGGTCGTACGTCAAAATCAACGTTGGGACAACGCCAAAGTAGGAGAGAAACCTTCCTTTATCAGGCAGGATAAGAGCCAGTTGGAGTACCGCTTTTTTGCCGGGGAGAATATTTTTGATGCAGGAAATGAGTTTCGTTTTATCGACCTGCGGTATGTTCGGACCACTGGGCGTAACATTGCTTCGATCGAAATGAAAGATGATGTAGTGTATGCTTCGGCTGCGCTAAATGAGCCTAGGAGTACCGCTAGTTATTTTGAATATCTGGACCTGAATGGCCAGTATATTGTGGAGAACTTGGAGCGTGGGAATCCAAAATTGGAAAGTGAATATGTATTGGTGACGTTCAGCGCTGATATGGGCGAGGTCGTCGGGGAACCTTACCTTTTTGGAGCATTGACCAATTGGGGGCGATCTCCACAAGCGAAAATGACCAAAAATGAATCGGGTGGACAATACCGAGCCTCGGTGTTGTTGAAGCAGGGATGGTACGATTATCAGATAGCCGTTAAAAAAGAAGGCGAATGGAATACTTCCTTGGTGGAAGGAAGTCATTTTCAAACTGAAAATGAATACGATGTTTTGGTGTATTACCGGGATTTTGGCTCTAGGTATGATGAACTTATCGGTTATACCTCTATTAATGCCAATAAAAGGCGGTTTTGA